The sequence CCTGCGCTAATTTCAAAGAATGAAAGACAGAACTTGGATAGAACTTTCCAGAGCGGCGATCTCAGCGAACCTGAAAAACTTTCGCGCCCTTCTTTCCCCTAAGACCTTACTGACTGCAGTTATCAAATCCAACGCGTACGGTCACGGACTTTTAGAAACTGCAGAGCTCGCCTACCAAGCTGGAGCAGATCTTTTCGGGGTAAATTCTTTGGAAGAAGCAAAACTTCTCCGCCAAAAATATCCCGAGTTCAAGATCCTGATCATGGGAGAAATCCCCAGCCTCGCAGAAAGAACATCAGAAGTATCGGACCCGAATTTTTGGATTATAGTATCACGAACGGAAGAAGTAAGAATTTTAACAAATTGTAAACCTTCTCCAGGGATCCATCTGAAGGTGGATACCGGAATGGCTCGCCTGGGGTTTTTCGGAGTCGACCTGGAGAGAACACTTTCAGAGATCAAATCGGAAGGACTGAAGATAGATGGGATCGCCACCCATTTTGCAAGTACGGAAGATGTTTTAGAGCAGAAGTATTCCAAAGAGCAGATGAGATCTTTTTCGGAAGCGATCCTTCTCGCAGAAAAATTCGGATTCAAAAATTTAATCAAACATGCTTGTGCTTCCGCTTCTACCATGTTGTTTCCGGAAGCTCATTACGATCTAGTTCGGGTCGGAATATCCCTCTACGGTCTTTGGCCGAGTTTGCAAACTAGACTTTCTTTGCATTTAAGCGGCAAAAAAGATTTTAATCTTTCCCCTGTTCTTTCTTGGAAGACCCGAATTGTTCATATCAAAACCGTTCCGGAAGATAGTTTTGTGGGCTACGGTTCTACTTACCAAACAAGCGCAGCAACTCGTATCGCAGTTGTTCCGGTAGGTTATTACGAAGGACTGGACAGAAAACTTTCCAATAACGGGGTCATGCTCGTAAAAGGAAAAAGAGCAAAGATCCTGGGAAGGATCTGTATGAACATGACCATGTTGGATATCACACATATTCCGGGAGCCGAGATCGGGGACGTGGTCACGATCTTAGGTAAAGAAGGAGAAGAAGAAATTTCCGCAGACGATCATGCCAACTGGACTTATACAATTAATTATGAAGTTACCACTCGGATCAGCGAGTCGGTCCCCAAAAAAATAGCAGAGTAAAAAGAGAAGAGGAACTGCAATGACTTCGATTACTGAAAACGAAACCTCAAAACAAGTTCAGCCTGTATATACTACTAAGACTTATAGTTTTTTGATCAGGATCGTATTCAAGGCAAGAAGGATCCTATTCGATGGTTTCGAAGAACATTTCCCTGCGAGTAATCCAAAAAAAATTTTAGAAGCTCCCTATCCTTCTATTCTAATGGCCAACCATGTTTGGGAAGGAGATGTTCCTGCTCTTGCGGCGGTATACCCTCATATCCACCCTTCGATTAAATTCGCGATCCCGGCTAGAGAAGATATATTAGGAAAAGATTTTTTAGTGAAAGAGTTCAAACCGAAAGGACTTCTGAAACTCTTTTTCTTGTTAGTAGATAAATCAGGGATGATCCCAAAATATTTGGATTATATAGGTTGTGTTCCGATCAAAAGACCGTTCAGGGATAACGCAAGAGAACTTTTGAAAAAAGGACTTTTGAGAGATATGGTGGACCAAGAATGGGGTTATCTTTCCGATCGAATTTCCGAAGGAAGAAACCTTTTCCTTTTTCCGGAAGGTGTTTTTAATCAAGACGGGTACATGGCTCAGGTTAAAAAGGGAGTCTATTTTCTTAGATCTAAATTCAAAAATTTGAATTTTACATCTTTTACTTTGACCTACGATTATTTCTCTTCTAAAAAATCGGAACTTCATATAGGTTACGGAGAACAATTCCCTATTCCGGAAAATGCGGATGCAGACCAGGTTTCCAGCATAGTAAAAGAAAGATTAGGAAGCGGATACACGATCACTGCAGGAAATTTGGCTTCTTATATGGTCCTAAAATTCGAAGGAAAAGCTAAAGAGAGTAAGGAGAAATTATTCTCAATCCTTACTTCCTTAGCGGAGAAAATCAAAAATGCTCATCCTGAAATTTATATTTCCGAAAAATTCAAAACGGACGCACTAAAACATGCATTCGATTCTTTTTTAGAGAAAGCCAAAAAAGGAGGGTTCTTGAAATTAGAAGGAAACGATATAGTTTTCTTGGAAAAATTATTTCAGATCCCGAAAGATCTTCATAATTTAAAGAAGAAAAATCTGGTCTTATACCATAGAAACCAACTCACGTACCATCTTCCTAAACTTGATACGGTTTGGTCCACGATCAGCGCCTGAGGAGTAACTTTTGGCATTTTGGAAAAGATTTGTTTCCCGTAAAACCAGGGTAGAGAACTGGATCACTAAACCAGGAGTTCTGGAAAACAGCGTACGTAAAAGTTTACATTTTTTATTTAGATCCAGCCTAGAAGAGATTTTTCCGGAAGATCTCTCAATCTCTCCTTCAGTTTTGGGCCTCGTTCGTCTTCCGGAAGAAAAACTAAAAGTTTTAGCCGAAGAATTTCCGGTAGAGAAAGCATTCCCCTACTCTTCTGCAGATGAATTCCTTTCGGAAGAATCCATGAATTCTATCGTAGAATTTATCGCGGGAACACAGGCTGCTCCCTCTAAAAATCTGATCCTAGGAATTTTGAATCAACCCGAAGTTCAGGCGATCTTTTCCCAAGGATTGGAGAAGGTGCTAAACGAATTTCATAAAAAGATAAATCCTTTGCATGGAGTTTTCCAAGCGGCAGGTTTGGAAAAACAGATTTCTCAATTTTTATCTTCTCTATTGCCTACTTTTACGGAAAGGATTGCTGAGTTTGTTTCCATAGGTTCAGGAACACAAGAGATCCAAGGAGTGATCCGAAATACTTTAAAAATCCTTTTCCAAACAGGCTTTAGCGATCTGGGAAGATTGGAAACTTCTAGATTCGGCGCCGGAACGGATCGGATCAGAAGAGCGATTGCGAGCGACGAAAAAGTCCGCGGAGCCATGGAAAATTTATACTCGGTCAGCCGAGATACATTACTGAATCATTATAGAAAAGAAACTTTGAAAGAGTTTATAGGGCTTTCCGAACCTGAATTGGATCTATGGATCGGCAAAATCTCCGAAGATTTGGCGTCTAATATTAGAAAGGTCCATTCTAAAAGATCTCTTTCTCCTTTGGTTTTGGACTTACTAACGGATATTTTGGGATGAAGAAGGTAATCTCCACCATTCAAAACGCATTAGAATATCTGGATAAATTAGGACCTCAAAAATCCTTCCAGTTATTCCGTAATCTAGGTTACGAGGCGTTGTTTTCCATCTCAGAAAAGGTGGATCATAAAAAACTTTTATACTTAAGCCAAAATCTGAGCGAACAAGAGATCGTTACTCTTTTACAATCCATCCAAGAATCCACCCTAGTGGATCTGATCCAAAACACGGTTCCATCCGATCTGGTTTATTACGTAAAACATCTAGGTCTCAAGGATCTGAAATTTCTAGCGGAATCCATCTCACCATTAAACGTTTCTAGGATAAACAGCACGATAGGTTCTAAAACGATCGTGGAGATCTTAACGAATATCGGACCGGATTCTGCAGTAGAGTATTTGAATTCTATAGGCATAGATTCTTTTTTGGAGCTGACCAAGACTCTGCCTGTAAAAGATTTTGTTCCTTTGACCAAGGCTTTAACTCCGCAAGAATGTGCGGAGTGGATCCGTAAAAGATCCATCTCAGAGATCCCGGCTTTATTGAAGGGTTTAGGAACTAAAAACGCGGTAAGTCTTTTGCAACAGGTAGGGTTTCAAAAGGTAATTTCCATCCTTTCCGTTTTGAATCCGGAAGAACTAGTGCAGCTCATCCGCACATTAAATAAAATGAAATTACCTTCCGTCAGAAAACCGGCCGCAAAAAAAGTAAAAGTTCCCCAAAACAAAAGAACTTCTAAAAGAAAACGTAAAAGTTTATAAGTTTAATTTCCCTTTTTGGGCAGAGATCACTTCTTCCCTGCTCTTAGAAAGCCCATCCAATCTTTCCTTTAGAAGTTTCTCATATTCTGGATTGGAATTTTTAGGATTTTCTCCCACTAATTTTTGGTAATTCTCCATTCCATATTTCAGGATCTCCAACATATCGTCGGATCGTTTCAGTTTTGTATTTAGATAAAAGGACATTTCTTCCTTCGGGACATCCTTTCTTTCTAAAATTTCTCTTTGGACTCTATAGTAATGATCTTCATTCTCTTTCTTTTTAGCGATCTCTTCTTCCGAAAGTTTTTTAGGAATGAGAGAATTGTTCGGGAATTTTTCGCTAAGAGGTTTAAACTTTTCATAAAGTTGATCGTATAATTTGGCTCTTTCTTCCGGACTTAAACTTTCTAGATATGATTTCGTTTTGGTGGGCTTAGAACCGGGTTCCGTAACGACTGCGACTGGACCGGATACTGTCTCTTCTACATGCCCTGAAAAGTCTAAGAAAGTCCCTCCTTCGAATAAGGAGTTTTCTTTTTGAGTCAAGGTTTCTTCCGAGAGTCCTCCTTGGTAACTAGTACTTTCTTTCGTAGAAGTTCCCGGAAATAGAAGATAAAAAATTCCGATCAAGGAAACGATGAGTATGGATAAGATTAGATACGTTCTTTTTTGATTCATTCAGAATACAAAGGTAAAATCACCTTAAAAATGCTGCCACCTTTTTGGTTTGGCTCTACGATGACTTCTCCTCCCATTTTATTGATTAAGGTACGACTGATAGAAAGTCCGAGTCCAGTACCGCCCACAGTTCTATTCCTTTGGTCAGGGATCCTAAAAAATCTCTCGAAGATCAGTTCTTTGTATTTAGGATCTATTCCGATCCCGGTGTCCGTAAATCGAACCTCTACTTTTTTATCCGAGAGTTTTTTAAGTGAGACATCTATCCCACCTTTTTCGGTGTATTTTATCGCGTTCACGAAAAAATTCGTGATGATCTGAGAGAACTCGAATCTTACTCCTTTTAGTTTCAACCCTTCGGAAAGATTAGTGGTGACTGTCAGTCCGCTTTCGGATGCAGAAGGAGAATTTATATAAAGTACTTCTTCGATCACTGTTAACGGATCAAAAATCTCGTACATCTCTTCGGATGTTTGTGAATCCTTCTTTTCCAATTGTAGAAGGTTATCTATCAGAAAATTCAACCTTCTCACATTTTTGCGGATCACGTCCGTCATTTCCTTCTGATCCTTGTCCAAAGAAAGTTGATCATTTGAAAATAGAAGATCGAAATATCCTTGGATATTCGTCATAGGAGATCTAAGTTCATGAGATATATTGGAAATGAACTCGTGTTTGATCTTCTCGGATTCGAGGATTAATGCGTTATCGTTTACTTGGATCTGGTAAAATCTTTTTGTCTCTGCACTGAAACCTGTTACACTCAGACCCACAGAAAATTTGGTACCGTCTTTTAGGATCAAACCTGCTTCCGGGATGAAAGTCATGTTTTGGTCCTTTCCTCCGGGGGATTTCAGTTCAGTTTGTTCCAAAATATCAGGAAGAACTC comes from Leptospira johnsonii and encodes:
- the alr gene encoding alanine racemase, with protein sequence MKDRTWIELSRAAISANLKNFRALLSPKTLLTAVIKSNAYGHGLLETAELAYQAGADLFGVNSLEEAKLLRQKYPEFKILIMGEIPSLAERTSEVSDPNFWIIVSRTEEVRILTNCKPSPGIHLKVDTGMARLGFFGVDLERTLSEIKSEGLKIDGIATHFASTEDVLEQKYSKEQMRSFSEAILLAEKFGFKNLIKHACASASTMLFPEAHYDLVRVGISLYGLWPSLQTRLSLHLSGKKDFNLSPVLSWKTRIVHIKTVPEDSFVGYGSTYQTSAATRIAVVPVGYYEGLDRKLSNNGVMLVKGKRAKILGRICMNMTMLDITHIPGAEIGDVVTILGKEGEEEISADDHANWTYTINYEVTTRISESVPKKIAE
- a CDS encoding 1-acyl-sn-glycerol-3-phosphate acyltransferase → MTSITENETSKQVQPVYTTKTYSFLIRIVFKARRILFDGFEEHFPASNPKKILEAPYPSILMANHVWEGDVPALAAVYPHIHPSIKFAIPAREDILGKDFLVKEFKPKGLLKLFFLLVDKSGMIPKYLDYIGCVPIKRPFRDNARELLKKGLLRDMVDQEWGYLSDRISEGRNLFLFPEGVFNQDGYMAQVKKGVYFLRSKFKNLNFTSFTLTYDYFSSKKSELHIGYGEQFPIPENADADQVSSIVKERLGSGYTITAGNLASYMVLKFEGKAKESKEKLFSILTSLAEKIKNAHPEIYISEKFKTDALKHAFDSFLEKAKKGGFLKLEGNDIVFLEKLFQIPKDLHNLKKKNLVLYHRNQLTYHLPKLDTVWSTISA
- a CDS encoding LIC_20245 family lipoprotein, which gives rise to MNQKRTYLILSILIVSLIGIFYLLFPGTSTKESTSYQGGLSEETLTQKENSLFEGGTFLDFSGHVEETVSGPVAVVTEPGSKPTKTKSYLESLSPEERAKLYDQLYEKFKPLSEKFPNNSLIPKKLSEEEIAKKKENEDHYYRVQREILERKDVPKEEMSFYLNTKLKRSDDMLEILKYGMENYQKLVGENPKNSNPEYEKLLKERLDGLSKSREEVISAQKGKLNL